A single Notoacmeibacter ruber DNA region contains:
- the cobO gene encoding cob(I)yrinic acid a,c-diamide adenosyltransferase → MQTDEADRHRAKMAKRKAVQDAEVASKTVEEKGLLMVHTGPGKGKSTAAFGLVLRMLGYGKRVGIVQFGKGAWETGEADALKRFGDQIALHILGEGFTWETQDRERDVAAAQAAWFKARELMADPSIALLVLDELNIALRYEHLDLSEVVETLTNRREGLHIVVTGRNAKPELIDAADLVTEMGAVKHHFKAGVKAQKGIEF, encoded by the coding sequence ATGCAGACCGACGAAGCAGACCGCCACCGCGCGAAGATGGCTAAGCGAAAGGCTGTTCAGGATGCGGAAGTGGCGTCCAAGACGGTGGAGGAAAAAGGTCTTCTTATGGTCCACACGGGACCGGGCAAGGGGAAGAGCACGGCGGCTTTCGGTCTGGTTCTTCGTATGCTGGGCTACGGCAAAAGAGTCGGCATCGTGCAGTTTGGAAAGGGCGCCTGGGAAACCGGCGAGGCCGACGCCCTGAAGCGTTTCGGCGATCAGATCGCGCTGCATATTCTCGGCGAGGGTTTCACGTGGGAGACGCAGGATCGGGAGCGCGATGTGGCTGCCGCCCAGGCAGCCTGGTTTAAAGCCAGGGAATTGATGGCGGATCCGTCGATCGCCCTGCTCGTCCTCGATGAGCTCAACATTGCTTTGCGCTATGAGCATCTCGATCTCTCAGAGGTTGTCGAAACCCTGACGAACCGGCGTGAGGGTTTGCACATCGTCGTGACCGGCCGCAATGCCAAGCCCGAACTGATCGACGCTGCCGACCTCGTCACGGAGATGGGGGCGGTAAAACATCACTTCAAAGCGGGCGTCAAAGCCCAGAAGGGCATAGAATTCTGA
- the cobN gene encoding cobaltochelatase subunit CobN: MHIPSISTASLDGSIEPLDLGQDAAEMVLLSFSDSDLRGLAGAHGRADGEEPDPTLRLASLRDLRHPMSVDLWLDAVAAKAKIVIVRILGGYDAWAYGCDRLAETAAKNGIALALLPGECSERDEKLESRSTLPEDQYATLLSYFREGGPANMDRLRQAMALLTRPDLGEKPDKAQTPPRMGFWSPATGTSENPDDILRAQEPSAPCVPIIFYRSLLMAEDAEPVSVLFEALAKEGIAGLPVFVPSLKDPAVTAFLDKLVERTDPALIVATTGFAASLDSRIAGDGTTRAVPLFERLNRPVIHAAIATTRREGWKESDRGLGATDMAMHCVLPELDGRIMGEAISFKALGERDASYQMALQQNAAEPDRIEAMVTRIRRMIALQTTPASERKIVMILPDYPGAEGREGYAVGLDVFSSALAILGDLAEAGYTVRDVPERPRDLLTLLRHPHPVAAAKDWPEAFVALPETAQTSLIEAWGKPKQAKLALRHATFGNIEVCFAPDRGRASERRADYHDPALPPTHELLAFGHWMKEAVAADAIIHLGAHGTLEWLPGKAVALSQSCFPEIVTGQIPVVYPFIVSNPGEAAQAKRRIGAVTLGHLPPPLRTAGLTDDQAELERLVDEFVQADGMDPRRRERLRDLVLEKAEATGFDRIANLSAETDPDQRLLSIDAWLCDLKEMAVKDGQHIYGRAEEGATAGRTMAADSERDRLIDALDGRFVPPGPAGAPDRGRTDVLPTGRNLTVIDPRTMPTPTAFAMGKAAADEVLRYHLQKHGDWPKSLVMDLWASASLRTGGEELAQGLSLMGCRPVWDHASGRVKAIEVLPVALLGRPRVDVTFRLSGLFRDMFAAQIELLHKAIQAVADRDEDAQENPLRAAVRNADVPSRVFGTAPGTYGAGVEDMLQRSEWDERTIVGEAYLAATSYSFDHAGDALEAPDAFRERVSAADILVHVGDDAGRDLLEGNADAAHIGGFAAAAAALGKAVDLVCLDTTDPDRPRARDVADAVARVVRGRATRPDYIQGQMRHGPRGASDFAETVDRLVAFAETTLSIDPQLIEAVCDTYVQDDAVRTFILEENPAAARAIARRLNDAIRRNLWQPRRNSTPSMLAELLDEAEGKLDLGANTKREAAE, encoded by the coding sequence ATGCACATCCCCTCCATCTCCACCGCATCCCTGGACGGATCGATCGAACCGCTCGATCTGGGACAGGATGCTGCGGAGATGGTCCTGCTTTCCTTTTCGGATTCCGATTTGCGCGGTCTTGCGGGGGCGCACGGTCGTGCAGATGGTGAGGAGCCCGACCCTACCCTCAGGCTCGCCAGCCTGAGGGATCTGCGTCATCCGATGAGTGTCGATTTGTGGCTCGACGCGGTCGCCGCAAAGGCCAAGATCGTGATTGTCCGCATTCTGGGCGGCTATGATGCATGGGCCTATGGCTGTGACCGGCTAGCCGAAACTGCCGCAAAGAATGGCATCGCGCTGGCTCTCCTGCCCGGAGAGTGCAGCGAGCGCGACGAAAAACTGGAATCCCGTTCAACGCTTCCGGAAGACCAATACGCGACGCTTCTCTCCTATTTTCGCGAGGGTGGCCCTGCCAATATGGACCGCTTGCGCCAGGCAATGGCTCTGTTGACGCGGCCCGATCTTGGAGAGAAGCCGGACAAGGCACAAACACCGCCCCGCATGGGTTTCTGGTCGCCGGCAACCGGCACATCCGAAAACCCGGACGACATTCTTCGAGCGCAAGAGCCGTCAGCGCCCTGCGTGCCGATCATCTTCTACCGCTCCTTGCTCATGGCCGAAGATGCGGAGCCCGTTTCCGTTCTTTTCGAAGCCTTGGCCAAGGAAGGGATCGCCGGCCTCCCGGTTTTCGTTCCCTCGCTGAAGGACCCCGCCGTGACGGCCTTTCTCGATAAACTTGTCGAGAGGACCGATCCGGCGCTGATCGTTGCTACCACCGGTTTCGCCGCGTCTTTGGACAGCCGCATTGCCGGAGACGGCACAACAAGGGCCGTACCGCTTTTCGAACGGCTCAATCGTCCTGTTATTCACGCGGCAATCGCCACCACGCGTCGCGAAGGATGGAAAGAGAGTGATCGCGGGCTCGGCGCCACCGACATGGCCATGCACTGCGTCCTGCCGGAGCTGGATGGACGGATCATGGGGGAAGCCATCTCTTTCAAGGCCTTGGGTGAAAGAGATGCATCCTACCAGATGGCGTTACAGCAGAACGCCGCCGAGCCGGATCGTATAGAGGCGATGGTCACTCGCATCCGCCGAATGATCGCGCTTCAGACAACGCCGGCGAGCGAACGCAAGATCGTGATGATCCTGCCTGATTATCCGGGAGCCGAAGGGCGCGAAGGCTATGCCGTCGGCCTCGACGTCTTCTCCTCGGCGCTCGCTATTCTCGGCGACCTGGCCGAAGCCGGCTATACCGTACGCGATGTGCCGGAACGTCCGCGCGACCTGCTGACCCTTCTTCGCCATCCGCATCCAGTTGCTGCGGCCAAAGACTGGCCCGAGGCTTTTGTAGCCCTTCCCGAAACGGCGCAGACGTCGCTGATCGAAGCATGGGGCAAGCCGAAACAGGCAAAGCTGGCGCTTCGGCATGCAACGTTCGGCAATATCGAGGTCTGTTTTGCGCCGGATAGAGGGCGAGCCTCCGAGCGACGTGCCGATTATCACGACCCGGCACTCCCGCCGACGCACGAACTGCTGGCCTTCGGTCACTGGATGAAAGAAGCCGTCGCCGCAGACGCCATCATCCACCTCGGCGCCCATGGTACGCTGGAATGGCTGCCCGGCAAGGCAGTCGCACTGTCACAATCCTGTTTTCCCGAAATCGTGACCGGGCAGATACCAGTGGTGTATCCCTTTATCGTCTCCAATCCGGGAGAGGCCGCGCAGGCCAAGCGGCGGATCGGTGCAGTCACGCTCGGCCACCTGCCGCCGCCGCTCAGGACAGCCGGCCTGACCGATGATCAGGCCGAGCTGGAACGACTTGTCGACGAGTTCGTGCAGGCCGATGGAATGGACCCGCGTCGCCGCGAGCGACTGCGTGATCTCGTTCTGGAAAAGGCGGAAGCGACAGGTTTCGATCGGATAGCCAATCTTTCGGCGGAGACCGACCCGGATCAGCGTCTGCTGTCGATCGACGCCTGGCTCTGCGATCTGAAAGAGATGGCAGTCAAGGATGGGCAACACATCTATGGGCGTGCGGAAGAAGGCGCGACGGCTGGTCGCACGATGGCGGCCGATAGCGAACGCGACCGCCTGATCGACGCGCTCGATGGACGCTTTGTTCCGCCTGGCCCGGCCGGTGCACCCGATCGCGGGCGTACCGACGTTTTGCCGACTGGTCGGAACCTCACTGTCATCGATCCGCGTACGATGCCGACGCCGACGGCTTTCGCAATGGGCAAGGCGGCAGCAGACGAGGTTCTGCGCTATCACTTGCAGAAACATGGCGACTGGCCAAAGAGCCTCGTCATGGATCTCTGGGCATCGGCATCGTTGCGAACCGGTGGTGAAGAACTTGCCCAAGGACTTTCGCTCATGGGGTGCCGTCCGGTCTGGGATCATGCGTCCGGGCGGGTCAAAGCCATCGAAGTCCTGCCTGTTGCCTTGCTGGGCCGTCCGCGCGTCGACGTGACATTTCGTCTCTCCGGCCTGTTCCGCGATATGTTCGCCGCCCAGATCGAGCTTCTTCACAAGGCGATCCAGGCAGTGGCCGATCGAGATGAGGACGCGCAGGAAAACCCTCTTCGTGCCGCAGTCCGAAACGCAGACGTTCCATCACGTGTTTTCGGCACCGCGCCCGGCACATATGGCGCCGGTGTGGAAGATATGCTCCAGCGCAGCGAATGGGATGAGCGGACAATCGTCGGCGAAGCCTACCTTGCGGCAACCTCTTACAGTTTCGACCACGCAGGCGATGCGCTTGAGGCTCCTGACGCCTTCCGCGAACGCGTTTCGGCGGCGGATATCCTTGTCCATGTCGGAGACGATGCGGGCCGCGACCTGCTGGAAGGCAATGCGGATGCCGCGCATATTGGCGGATTTGCAGCAGCCGCAGCGGCGTTGGGAAAGGCGGTCGATCTTGTCTGCCTCGACACGACCGACCCGGACCGGCCCCGAGCGCGGGACGTAGCGGACGCCGTCGCGCGCGTGGTGCGAGGCCGAGCCACCCGACCCGATTACATTCAGGGACAGATGCGGCATGGGCCGCGTGGCGCATCCGATTTTGCCGAGACGGTCGATCGGCTGGTCGCCTTCGCGGAGACCACCCTGTCGATCGATCCGCAACTCATCGAGGCCGTCTGCGATACCTATGTGCAGGACGATGCGGTTCGCACCTTCATCCTGGAGGAAAATCCAGCCGCGGCGCGCGCCATTGCGCGGCGCCTGAATGACGCAATACGGCGCAATCTCTGGCAACCGCGCCGCAATAGTACGCCTTCCATGCTTGCCGAATTGCTGGATGAAGCAGAAGGAAAGCTGGACCTCGGCGCGAACACCAAACGAGAGGCGGCGGAATGA
- the cobW gene encoding cobalamin biosynthesis protein CobW: protein MQATSRIPCTIVTGFLGSGKTTIIRNLLENAKGRRFAVIVNEFGDVGIDGEILRGCGVENCSEEDVVELANGCICCTVADDFQPALDAILKREPAVDHILIETSGLALPKPLVQAFNWPAIRSRVTVDGVITVADGAALVSGEVASDMDALSAQRLADESVDHDDPIEEVFDDQIACADLVILSKTDLLSEDDRQKAEDRLQGELSRPVRIVPSRNGQLDPAILLGLDAATEDGIEAIRTHHDGAHADGVAHDHDEFESFVVELPPVASPEDLTARVEAACAIPDVLRVKGFAAIGDKPMRLLVQAVGSRVQSHYDRPWKTDETRGTRLVVIGLHDLDAEAVRAALAG from the coding sequence ATGCAAGCGACAAGCCGTATTCCCTGCACCATCGTCACCGGTTTTCTTGGATCCGGCAAGACAACGATCATCCGCAATCTGCTGGAGAACGCCAAGGGCCGCCGCTTCGCCGTCATCGTCAATGAATTTGGCGATGTCGGTATTGACGGCGAAATCCTTCGCGGTTGCGGCGTCGAGAATTGCAGCGAGGAAGACGTGGTGGAACTTGCCAATGGCTGCATCTGCTGCACCGTGGCGGATGATTTCCAGCCCGCGCTCGACGCAATTCTAAAGCGCGAGCCGGCGGTCGATCACATTCTCATCGAGACGAGTGGCCTCGCGCTCCCGAAACCTCTCGTGCAGGCTTTCAACTGGCCTGCCATCCGCAGCCGAGTCACGGTCGACGGCGTCATTACCGTGGCCGATGGAGCCGCACTGGTCTCTGGCGAGGTGGCCTCCGACATGGATGCGCTCTCCGCCCAGCGGCTTGCCGATGAAAGTGTCGATCATGACGACCCGATAGAAGAAGTCTTCGACGACCAGATTGCCTGCGCCGACCTCGTCATCCTCTCCAAGACCGATCTTCTTTCCGAGGACGATCGCCAGAAGGCCGAAGACCGTCTGCAAGGAGAATTGAGCCGACCGGTGCGGATCGTGCCGTCACGTAACGGCCAGCTTGACCCCGCCATCCTGCTGGGTCTCGATGCGGCAACCGAAGATGGCATCGAAGCAATCCGCACCCATCATGACGGCGCGCATGCCGATGGAGTGGCGCACGATCACGACGAATTCGAAAGTTTCGTCGTCGAACTGCCGCCCGTCGCCTCGCCGGAGGATCTGACAGCGCGGGTCGAAGCGGCCTGCGCGATACCGGATGTTCTGCGTGTCAAAGGTTTCGCGGCGATTGGCGACAAGCCGATGCGCCTTCTGGTGCAGGCGGTCGGAAGCCGCGTCCAAAGTCATTACGACCGTCCCTGGAAGACCGATGAGACACGTGGGACCCGCCTTGTCGTCATCGGCCTTCATGATCTGGATGCCGAAGCGGTTCGCGCCGCTCTGGCCGGCTAG